TCTAATGTAGGGAATGGTTCCTGGTTGTCCTTGAGGTCTGTTTTGATTTGCATCATCACAGGACTAAAAAACTGAGCGAGAACAATTTTACCAACACTACACAGAAGACCTGAAGTAAAGGCTAAGTCTTTATCGATTTTTAACTTCTTATGTTGGACAATTTTACTGGAAAGTTCCGCAACAAGTAAGGACGCAGTCCATAATTGTGCTGCTTCCAATTGGTAACTGTTTAAGTCTTGCGCTAAGATTCCTTTTGCTGCAGTAAGCAGTACAATTTCTTTTACCGTCTTGATCCCTAATGTCATCAAAGCTTCTTGTACAGTTCGAATCGGTTTGGAAGCACGGTAATAAGCCGAATTGGAAAGTTTGATTACATTGGCTGTAATGGCTGGGTCTTTAGAAATTTCTTGTGCTAAGTCAGCAATATTGACATCGGGTTTTTGTAATTTTTCGAGTACTTTAGAAACAACCGATGAAATGGCCGGTAATTTATTTACGTCTTGTAATACTTCATCAACTTTTGATTTTAGCATATCGCCTAACGCACCTTATAAAGGTATTTTTCCATACCAGCTTTTTTTAGCAAAACGCGACCGTCATCGCAGTAGAGACTGATGGTTCTTCCCTCATTACCAGCTACATCTTCCACAATGATTGGGATTTTTTTCTCTTCCATGAACTTTTTGACGATGAGAATATTCTGTTCCCCAATATTTTGTAAGAATTGGGAATTGATTCCTTTGAACATGGAAGCACCACCAAAAATTCGGCACGAGTATTGCCCAATGTTTGATCCTTCCTTTTTCATCATTTCGATGAGAATTGGAAGTGCTGTTTCTCCGTATTTGTGAGGAAACTTACTCATGTCTTTTCCTGTTGGATCTTTTGCGAGCATGATGTGTGAAATGGCACCAATTTTTTGGTCGGGATCATACAAGACGATTCCAATGCAGGAACCCAATGTAGTCCGGAGTACATCCGTATCTTTTCCGACCTTAATGTCAGCAATTCCCACATTGATGATTTTGGATTTTATAGACATTCTACTTGTTTCTAGAGAGAGGAACCGTTATTTAGGTATAATAGATAGTCACTTCTCAGTATGCGTTCAATCAAAAAAACTACCCCACCAAGAAAATCTACCAAAAAAGGTTTCAAAACAAAAGAACCTTACCTGTTTAAAAACATTGACAAAACAGAAGTCCATATTTTAGGAACTGCCCACATATCCAAACAAAGTGTGGAAGAGGTTGAAAAACTCATCCAAAGTATCAAACCAGATGTCATTTGTGTAGAGTTATGTGAATCACGGATGAAGTCTGTGGAAGACCCAGATTATCTTAAAAAATTAGATATTTTTAAAGTCTTCAAAGAAAGAAAGATGTGGTTATTACTTTCGAGCCTCATCCTTTCCTCGTTTCAGAAAAAAATGGGAAACCAAGACATCAAACCAGGAGATGAAATGCGTAAAGCCATCACTCTTGGACGTTCTCTTAAAAAACCAGTCCTTCCTGTTGACCGAGAAATCCAAACCACTCTCAAACGTTCGTGGGGCAATGTTGGATTTTTTTCTAAGATGTATCTCTTTAGTGCCTTACTTGCGTCATTACTTGTCAGAGAAGATGTAAGTGACGAAAAAATTGAAGAGATGAAATCGGATGATATCCTAAAAGACTTGTTCTCACAAATTCCTAAAAAATATGAATCTATCAAAAATGTAATCATTGATGAAAGAGATGTATACTTAGCTGAAAAAATCCGCGTTTCTACCCTAGATAAAAAGGTAAAAAAAGTAGTAGCAGTTGTGGGAGCAGGCCACCTAGCTGGGATCGAAAGGAATATTGATTTACAAAACGACTTATCTGTGTTAGATGAAGTACCGAAACGAAAACTTTGGGATAGTCTGAGTCTTATCATTTACCCCGTGTTTTTTGCAGGTCTAATCGGTTATACCACTTGGAGCCAAGGTGGAGAAGCGGGTTTGGATTTGTTTTCTAAACTCATCTACATCAAAGGCGGACTTGCTGCTCTCGGAGCACTCATCGCATGGGCTCATCCCATTTCTATTTTACTTGCTTTTATTACGGCACCTATCGGAACCTTTGTTCCTATTTTTAAAGCAGGTTGGGTGAGTGCCTTATCCGAGTCCTATTTACGAAAACCACTTGTAGAAGATTTTGAAAGAATTGCAGAAGATTCAGAAAGTTTTCAAGGGTTTTGGAAAAATCGAGTTTTGCATATCTTTTTGGTTTTTTTCCTCCCCCAATTTGGATCCACAATTGGAACCTTTATTGTCGCAGGAAAAGGCTTGAAGAATTTATTTTAAACTGGTAATCTGATCAGAAGGCTTCTTCGTCTAAAGACAAGGAAACAACAATGAAACGGAAGGCAAGTTTAGGGTTCATTTTGCTGTTTTTACTCTATTTAGGGTGCAAATCATCCCTATTTGGGGTTTGTTTATCCCCTGAATCCATCGTTCAAAAATCATCTCTCCCTCCTTGCCACCAAACACAAACAGGTGAAACTAGCAAAAAAGACAATTGTGATTGTCCCATTGTATTCGAATCACTCCAATTTTCTCCTGATTCGGATCTTTCTCTTGGTAAACCCATTGTCACATTTGTTGATTGGTCAAATTTCCGTGGGTCTTTTATTTCCTTATTAAAACCAAATCCAACGGAGAGTTGGATTGCTGGATCACAACACAAACTCCCTCCTCATACTCCTACACGCACTATCCACCTTCTGATTTGAGATAGGCACACCTTGATGGGGTGAACCAATTTCGAATGTTTAAAAATCAATTTAGAAGGATAAGAATATGAATCGCAAAGAATTATTACAAAAAGCTGGAATGGCAGTGGCTGTTTCTGGAATTTTATCAACACTTTCCGCAGAAGACCATGACCATTCAGGTGCTATGCCCACAGCTGGAAAATCCAAATATGCAAAAGCAATGATGGCGGCAATCCATTGCCAACTATCAGCGGAAGTATGCCTCAGCCATTGTATCACCGAACTTGGAAAAGGTGATAAAGCGATGGCAGCATGTGCGACTTCTACTCGTGAAGTGATTAGCCTTTGTGACTCGTTTGTGAAACTTGCAAGCCAAAACTCATCATTTACGAAGAAACTAGCAAATTTATGTGTGGAAGTCTGTGAAGCGTGTGCAAAAGAATGTGACAAACATGCCAATCACCATGCAGTTTGCAAAGAATGTAGAGACAGTTGTCTTGCTTGTGCAAAAGAATTAAAAAAAGTCTAAGTTTAGATTAGAACTTTAATTTTAGAGGCTGTCCATCGTTTGGTGGACAGCTTTTTTTATGGATTACCGTTTGGATTTCTTCTTCGGTTTTGCCTTTGGTTTTGGAGTCTGTTTCACTTTCTGATTTGGTTTTGCTTTTTTTGGTGTCGGTTTCGACAACTCTTTGTTAGAAGAGGATTTCTTTTTCGCTAAGGATTCTTTATTCTTTTTGTAAACAGCAGGTTCGTATTTAGAAAAATCAACTTCGATTTTTTTAGGGACTGCAAAGTCAGGATTTGCTTTTGGACTTGGGGTGATATTGATATTATCTTTTGGTGTTCCTAAAAATTCACGTAAGGTTCTGATGTTTTCATTCCTGCGTACAAGATTGTAATTCCCTGGAATATCAAACCATAAATCACGACCTTGTCCAAACTCAGTACTTTCTTGAGGGGGAAAACTAAAATCTTCAATGGCAGAGAGTGGTTGGAAAAGTGGAAAAAATAATGCGTTTTTATAATTCGTTTTTACCCAATCCGATTCAAAACCCCAATACGAAAATCTAGTATTGGTAAAACGATCAGATCCATGAAAAGGAGTTCCAAGAGTGATCAACCTTTTTACTTTTCGTCTTGCTTCATCAGGTAAAATTAAAACCAATAATCCACCAGTATTATGAGCGATCAAAGTGACTTCGTTAGGTGCTGTTAAAATTTGTTTCGCTAAGTATTGGATTGCTTCTTCTAATGAAGAGGGGTTTCGTAAAGTAGACAAAATCCCAACTTTGAAACCTAAATTGTCTAAATTTGACTTTAGTCTTGCATAAAAAAAACGACCAGCTCTAAACCCAGGCACAATGAGAATATTTTTATCTTGATTGTTATCAATCGACAAATGACTAGGCAGGTAAAATGACACAAGAGCCCAAAATCGTTCCAGATATTCCATGAATCGAAACATGAATTTGATGATTCAATCAGACACAATTCTTGTCTAGGAAAATCAATTCCAGGGGAAGAATTCCTGAATTGACCTCTAACCGACTCCACATAGCATTGCCTTTTAGTAAGCTATGTTACATTTGGTGCGCTTTTTTTTGTTCCTTTTGGTTTTGCCCTCCTATCTCTCGGCAAATCCTGGGACCTATGAGGATGCAGCCAAATTACTCCCAGAAATTTGGGAGACAAAATACCCACTTCCTTATGGAAAACTCACAAGGAAGGACCCTCTGAATCAGGGGATCCGCCAGATTTCACGTAAAAAAGGAAAGTATTGGGTGTACAATTTCGAAGTATTTATGCCAAAGTATGAAAGGAAAGAAACGACACCGGTTCCAAAACAGGAAGGTCGTAATATTCATGTCTTTTTTTTCTGGAATCCGGGAATCATTGATGAACCCCACCGGATTGAATTAGGGGAACCACACGAAGGGAAATGAAATGGAGAAAGAAACCGTAGACCAACTGATCCGCGAGACCATGAAACAGGCAGGTCTTTCAGATGCGTTCATTGTTGACTTTATTAGCAAAGTAGACGCGGTCCGTAATGGCGAAACTGGGATCGTACGTTGGGAAGAGGTAGGAGATTTAGACCCCAAATCTGATGAAATTTCCCTTGAGTCAATCCATGACTCCTATCCTCTCGATACCACTCTTCTTTCGAAACTTGTTGTCATCAAGTTGAATGGGGGTCTTGGGACAAGTATGGGACTCGACAAAGCGAAGTCTCTTATCCCGATTAAAGGAAATTTGTCTTTTTTATCTGTGATGGCAAAACAAATCGAATACCTTCGAAGCA
The Leptospira levettii genome window above contains:
- a CDS encoding HDOD domain-containing protein, producing the protein MLKSKVDEVLQDVNKLPAISSVVSKVLEKLQKPDVNIADLAQEISKDPAITANVIKLSNSAYYRASKPIRTVQEALMTLGIKTVKEIVLLTAAKGILAQDLNSYQLEAAQLWTASLLVAELSSKIVQHKKLKIDKDLAFTSGLLCSVGKIVLAQFFSPVMMQIKTDLKDNQEPFPTLEKKYFGYTHMEVSETLLKRWNFPVDLTDVVANYLSPENSKVNPLLTSVVHIASILIVVSGIGIDIGGESVPISPFALSQTGVTDADIETYFVHIPDLQAGLADLLNV
- a CDS encoding four-helix bundle copper-binding protein — encoded protein: MNRKELLQKAGMAVAVSGILSTLSAEDHDHSGAMPTAGKSKYAKAMMAAIHCQLSAEVCLSHCITELGKGDKAMAACATSTREVISLCDSFVKLASQNSSFTKKLANLCVEVCEACAKECDKHANHHAVCKECRDSCLACAKELKKV
- a CDS encoding esterase/lipase family protein, whose protein sequence is MFRFMEYLERFWALVSFYLPSHLSIDNNQDKNILIVPGFRAGRFFYARLKSNLDNLGFKVGILSTLRNPSSLEEAIQYLAKQILTAPNEVTLIAHNTGGLLVLILPDEARRKVKRLITLGTPFHGSDRFTNTRFSYWGFESDWVKTNYKNALFFPLFQPLSAIEDFSFPPQESTEFGQGRDLWFDIPGNYNLVRRNENIRTLREFLGTPKDNINITPSPKANPDFAVPKKIEVDFSKYEPAVYKKNKESLAKKKSSSNKELSKPTPKKAKPNQKVKQTPKPKAKPKKKSKR
- a CDS encoding chemotaxis protein CheD; this encodes MSIKSKIINVGIADIKVGKDTDVLRTTLGSCIGIVLYDPDQKIGAISHIMLAKDPTGKDMSKFPHKYGETALPILIEMMKKEGSNIGQYSCRIFGGASMFKGINSQFLQNIGEQNILIVKKFMEEKKIPIIVEDVAGNEGRTISLYCDDGRVLLKKAGMEKYLYKVR
- a CDS encoding TraB/GumN family protein, producing MRSIKKTTPPRKSTKKGFKTKEPYLFKNIDKTEVHILGTAHISKQSVEEVEKLIQSIKPDVICVELCESRMKSVEDPDYLKKLDIFKVFKERKMWLLLSSLILSSFQKKMGNQDIKPGDEMRKAITLGRSLKKPVLPVDREIQTTLKRSWGNVGFFSKMYLFSALLASLLVREDVSDEKIEEMKSDDILKDLFSQIPKKYESIKNVIIDERDVYLAEKIRVSTLDKKVKKVVAVVGAGHLAGIERNIDLQNDLSVLDEVPKRKLWDSLSLIIYPVFFAGLIGYTTWSQGGEAGLDLFSKLIYIKGGLAALGALIAWAHPISILLAFITAPIGTFVPIFKAGWVSALSESYLRKPLVEDFERIAEDSESFQGFWKNRVLHIFLVFFLPQFGSTIGTFIVAGKGLKNLF